A stretch of the Agelaius phoeniceus isolate bAgePho1 chromosome 1, bAgePho1.hap1, whole genome shotgun sequence genome encodes the following:
- the GPAA1 gene encoding GPI-anchor transamidase component GPAA1 isoform X2 yields the protein MGLLSDPQCRRALARLLLSLNTPLCILSYLSGLTWFLLLPALAPRTYLSENAMGSTMVGEGSDLGARALALAREFGGHKRKAGGMPVGWLEQTMFQLGLEVHRQPFSRTLPFPDEAHERYLVRGTNVFGVLRAPRAASTEALLLLVPCSEGSKNNQAVGLLLALAGFCRGQVYWAKDLIFLVTEHDLVGTQAWLEAYHDVNLTDIHSGGVPGRAGAIQAALALELSSDVVTSVDVAVEGLNGQLPNLDLLNLFHSFCLKSGLLCTFQGKLPPPEGPSGPGYAQSLRTLGLMVLGQAGGGPGGAHGLFLRFRIEALTLRGINSFRQHKFDLGVLGRTLEGMFRKLNNLLERLHQSYFLYLLPSLSRFVSIGSYVPALALLLLVLALRALDLWMRLSRSEEGEGDPPPGEARGGLLWLVPPILVSWGAGTALYLLPVRGQAVATQHFPVGEAEAVVLALIGIYVAGMALPHSTHRALSGGGQRGWMSLKLVALCDTV from the exons ATGGGGCTGCTCTCAGACCCGCAGTGCCGGCGGGCGCTGGCCcggctgctgctgagcctcaACACCCCCCTGTG CATCCTGAGTTACCTGTCGGGGCTCACGTGgttcctgctcctcccagccctggcccccCGCACGTACCTGTCTGAGAACGCCATGGGCTCCACCATGGTGGGCGAGGGCTCCGACCTGGGGGCccgagcgctggcgctggcccgGGAATTTGGGGGGCACAAGAGGAAAGCGGG GGGAATGCCTGTGGGGTGGCTGGAGCAGACCATGTTCCAGCTGGGGCTCGAGGTCCATCGCCAGCCCTTCAGCCGCACGCTGCCCTTCCCCGACGAGGCCCACGAGCGCTAC ctggtCCGTGGCACCAACGTTTTCGGGGTGCTCCGAGCCCCCCGCGCCGCCAGCACGgaggcgctgctgctgctcgtgCCCTGCTCCGAGGGCAGCAAGAACAACCAGGccgtggggctgctgctggccctggccgGCTTCTGCCGAg GCCAGGTGTACTGGGCCAAGGATCTCATCTTCCTGGTGACCGAGCACGACCTGGTGGGGACACAGGCCTGGCTGGAGGCCTACCACGATGTCAACCTTACTG ACATCCACTCGGGGGGGGTCCCAGGCCGGGCAGGGGCCATCCAGGCCGCTCTGGCCCTGGAGCTCAGCTCGGACGTGGTGACCAGCGTGGACGTGGCCGTGGAGGGGCTGAACGGGCAACTGCCCAACCTGGACCTGCTCAACCTCTTCCACTCCTTCTGCCTCAAGAGCGGCCTGCTCTGCACCTTCCAGGGCAAg CTGCCCCCCCCGGAGGGTCCCTCAGGTCCAGGCTATGCCCAGAGCCTGCGCACGCTGGGGCTGATGGTGCTGGGCCAGGCCGGGGGCGGGCCCGGGGGGGCTCACGGGCTCTTCCTGCGCTTCCGCATCGAGGCCCTGACCCTGCGGGGCATCAACAGCTTCAGGCAGCACAAGTTCGACCTGGGCGTGCTGGGCAG GACCCTTGAGGGAATGTTCCGGAAGCTGAACAACCTCCTGGAGCGGCTGCACCAATCCTATTTCCTGTacctgctgccctccctgtcccGCTTCGTCTCCATCGGCTCCTACGTGCccgccctggccctgctgctgctggtgctggcccTGCG CGCCCTGGACCTGTGGATGCGGCTGAGCCGGAGcgaggagggggagggggacCCCCCCCCAGGGGAG gCGCGGGGGGGTCTCCTGTGGCTGGTGCCCCCCATCCTGGTGTCCTggggggctggcactgccctgtaCCTGCTGCCCGTGCGGGGCCAGGCCGTGGCCACCCAGCACTTCCCGGTGGGCGAGGCCGAGGCCGTGGTGCTGGCACTGATTGGCATCTACgtggcagggatggcactgccccacagcacccacag ggctctCTCAGGGGGTGGCCAGCGTGGCTGGATGTCCCTCAAGCTGGTGGccctgtgtgacactgtgtga
- the GPAA1 gene encoding GPI-anchor transamidase component GPAA1 isoform X1 → MGLLSDPQCRRALARLLLSLNTPLCILSYLSGLTWFLLLPALAPRTYLSENAMGSTMVGEGSDLGARALALAREFGGHKRKAGGMPVGWLEQTMFQLGLEVHRQPFSRTLPFPDEAHERYLVRGTNVFGVLRAPRAASTEALLLLVPCSEGSKNNQAVGLLLALAGFCRGQVYWAKDLIFLVTEHDLVGTQAWLEAYHDVNLTDIHSGGVPGRAGAIQAALALELSSDVVTSVDVAVEGLNGQLPNLDLLNLFHSFCLKSGLLCTFQGKLPPPEGPSGPGYAQSLRTLGLMVLGQAGGGPGGAHGLFLRFRIEALTLRGINSFRQHKFDLGVLGRTLEGMFRKLNNLLERLHQSYFLYLLPSLSRFVSIGSYVPALALLLLVLALRALDLWMRLSRSEEGEGDPPPGEARGGLLWLVPPILVSWGAGTALYLLPVRGQAVATQHFPVGEAEAVVLALIGIYVAGMALPHSTHRALSGGGQRGWMSLKLVALLALALLLSCLALLNFSLGFLLGATLVPPAAAVRPGGNRLPLAILLVLSTPGLSLFLAVLLERELLEAPAGLGEAWQRFLGALGQGLLQEHLHGAHLSPLLCLGAYPCWLLLWNVLWWK, encoded by the exons ATGGGGCTGCTCTCAGACCCGCAGTGCCGGCGGGCGCTGGCCcggctgctgctgagcctcaACACCCCCCTGTG CATCCTGAGTTACCTGTCGGGGCTCACGTGgttcctgctcctcccagccctggcccccCGCACGTACCTGTCTGAGAACGCCATGGGCTCCACCATGGTGGGCGAGGGCTCCGACCTGGGGGCccgagcgctggcgctggcccgGGAATTTGGGGGGCACAAGAGGAAAGCGGG GGGAATGCCTGTGGGGTGGCTGGAGCAGACCATGTTCCAGCTGGGGCTCGAGGTCCATCGCCAGCCCTTCAGCCGCACGCTGCCCTTCCCCGACGAGGCCCACGAGCGCTAC ctggtCCGTGGCACCAACGTTTTCGGGGTGCTCCGAGCCCCCCGCGCCGCCAGCACGgaggcgctgctgctgctcgtgCCCTGCTCCGAGGGCAGCAAGAACAACCAGGccgtggggctgctgctggccctggccgGCTTCTGCCGAg GCCAGGTGTACTGGGCCAAGGATCTCATCTTCCTGGTGACCGAGCACGACCTGGTGGGGACACAGGCCTGGCTGGAGGCCTACCACGATGTCAACCTTACTG ACATCCACTCGGGGGGGGTCCCAGGCCGGGCAGGGGCCATCCAGGCCGCTCTGGCCCTGGAGCTCAGCTCGGACGTGGTGACCAGCGTGGACGTGGCCGTGGAGGGGCTGAACGGGCAACTGCCCAACCTGGACCTGCTCAACCTCTTCCACTCCTTCTGCCTCAAGAGCGGCCTGCTCTGCACCTTCCAGGGCAAg CTGCCCCCCCCGGAGGGTCCCTCAGGTCCAGGCTATGCCCAGAGCCTGCGCACGCTGGGGCTGATGGTGCTGGGCCAGGCCGGGGGCGGGCCCGGGGGGGCTCACGGGCTCTTCCTGCGCTTCCGCATCGAGGCCCTGACCCTGCGGGGCATCAACAGCTTCAGGCAGCACAAGTTCGACCTGGGCGTGCTGGGCAG GACCCTTGAGGGAATGTTCCGGAAGCTGAACAACCTCCTGGAGCGGCTGCACCAATCCTATTTCCTGTacctgctgccctccctgtcccGCTTCGTCTCCATCGGCTCCTACGTGCccgccctggccctgctgctgctggtgctggcccTGCG CGCCCTGGACCTGTGGATGCGGCTGAGCCGGAGcgaggagggggagggggacCCCCCCCCAGGGGAG gCGCGGGGGGGTCTCCTGTGGCTGGTGCCCCCCATCCTGGTGTCCTggggggctggcactgccctgtaCCTGCTGCCCGTGCGGGGCCAGGCCGTGGCCACCCAGCACTTCCCGGTGGGCGAGGCCGAGGCCGTGGTGCTGGCACTGATTGGCATCTACgtggcagggatggcactgccccacagcacccacag ggccCTCTCAGGGGGTGGCCAGCGTGGCTGGATGTCCCTCAAGCtggtggccctgctggccctggccctgctcctctcctgcctggccctgctcaaCTTCTCCCTGGGCTTCCTGCTGGGCGCCACCCTGGTGCCACCTGCGGCCGCCGTCAGACCTGGGGGCaacag gTTGCCCCTGGCCATCCTGCTGGTTCTCAGCACTCCGGGCCTGTCGCTGTTCCTGGCCGTGCTGCTGGAgcgggagctgctggaggcGCCGGCGGGGCTGGGCGAGGCCTGGCAGCGCTTCCTGGGGGCgctgggccaggggctgctgcaggagcacctGCACGGGGCCCACCTGagccccctgctctgcctgggggc